One part of the Salmo salar chromosome ssa10, Ssal_v3.1, whole genome shotgun sequence genome encodes these proteins:
- the LOC100136415 gene encoding peroxisome proliferator-activated receptor alpha isoform X1 yields the protein MASHYRPPSPLEDSVLGSPVCGDFLGGMEELQDISQSIDGDALSSLDVPEYQSQSSNGSEGSTVLDALTPASSPSSGGYGAAAGLEEFSSTSLNLECRVCADRASGYHYGVHACEGCKGFFRRTIRLKLEYDKCERRCKIQKKNRNKCQYCRFQKCLSVGMSHNAIRFGRMPQSEKLKLKAEILTGDREVEDPQQADQKTLARHIYEAYLKNFNMNKAKARTILTGKTSTPPFVIHDMETLQLAEQTLVAKMVGTAGSHLLEKEAEVRIFHCCQCTSVETVTELTEFAKSVPGFSSLDLNDQVTLLKYGVYEALFALLASCMNKDGLLVAYGSGFITREFLKSLRRPFSDMMEPKFQFAMKFNGLELDDSDLALFVAAIICCGDRPGLVNVTHIECMQENIVQVLQLHLLANHPDDTFLFPNLLQKLADLRQLVTEHAQLVQEIKKTEDTSLHPLLQEIYRDMY from the exons ATGGCGAGCCACTACCGGCCGCCGTCCCCCCTGGAGGATTCGGTGCTGGGCAGCCCGGTGTGTGGGGACTTCCTTGGGGGCATGGAGGAGCTGCAGGACATCTCCCAGTCCATCGACGGTGACGCCCTCAGCTCCTTGGATGTCCCTGAGTACCAGTCCCAGTCGAGTAACGGCTCCGAAGGATCCACCGTTCTAG ATGCTCTGACCCCAGCCTCCAGCCCGTCGTCAGGGGGGTATGGGGCGGCTGCAGGGCTGGAGGagttctcctccacctctctcaacCTGGAGTGTCGGGTGTGTGCCGACCGCGCCTCCGGATACCACTACGGAGTTCACGCCTGTGAGGGCTGCAAG GGTTTCTTTCGGCGGACCATCCGCCTGAAGCTGGAATATGACAAGTGTGAGCGCCGCTGTAAAATACAAAAGAAGAACCGTAACAAGTGCCAATACTGCCGCTTCCAGAAGTGCCTGTCTGTGGGCATGTCCCACAACG CGATCCGTTTTGGTCGGATGCCCCAGTCTGAGAAGCTGAAGCTGAAGGCAGAGATCCTGACAGGTGACAGGGAGGTGGAGGACCCCCAGCAGGCCGACCAGAAGACTTTGGCCAGGCACATCTACGAGGCCTACCTCAAGAACTTCAACATGAACAAGGCCAAAGCCCGCACCATCCTCACCGGCAAGACAAGCACTCCA CCCTTCGTCATCCACGACATGGAGACCCTCCAGCTGGCAGAGCAGACCCTGGTGGCTAAGATGGTGGGCACGGCCGGGAGCCATCTGCTTGAGAAGGAGGCTGAGGTCCGCATCTTCCACTGCTGCCAGTGCACCTCCGTAGAGACGGTCACAGAGCTAACCGAGTTCGCCAAGTCTGTCCCCGGCTTCTCCAGCCTGGACCTGAACGACCAGGTGACTCTGCTGAAGTACGGCGTCTACGAGGCACTGTTCGCCCTGCTGGCATCGTGTATGAACAAGGACGGCCTCCTGGTGGCCTACGGATCGGGCTTCATCACCAGGGAGTTTCTCAAGAGCCTGAGGAGGCCCTTCAGCGACATGATGGAGCCCAAGTTTCAGTTCGCCATGAAGTTCAACGGGCTGGAGCTGGATGACAGTGACCTGGCTCTGTTTGTGGCTGCCATCATCTGCTGTGGAG aCCGCCCTGGCCTGGTGAACGTGACCCACATCGAGTGCATGCAGGAGAACATTGTTCAGGTTCTGCAGCTCCACCTGCTGGCCAACCACCCAGACGACACCTTCCTCTTCCCCAATCTGCTGCAGAAACTGGCCGACCTCCGTCAGCTGGTCACCGAGCATGCGCAGTTGGTCCAGGAGATCAAGAAGACAGAGGACACGTCACTCCACCCCCTGCTGCAGGAGATCTATAGGGACATGTACTGA